One genomic region from Candidatus Binataceae bacterium encodes:
- a CDS encoding CoA transferase translates to MGLPLQGIRVIAVEQYGAGPFATQHLADLGVEVIKLENLAEGGDVSRTVGPHFFANGDSLFFEALNRNKRSLAVDLRTPEGGDILRALAARADALFDNLRGDVAERLGLTYSSLCAINPKLVCVHLSAYGRKGERAAWPGYDYLMQAETGFLSLTGEPDSPPTRAGLSVVDLMAGTVAAMALLAAIIEVRAGGRGRDLDVSLFDTALHTLSYVASWYLNAGALTGRQPRSGHPSLVPSQLYRSADGWIFIMCNKEKFFAELARLVDRPQWIEEPRYANFAARLQHRAQFNDELEAILLTRPTAEWLARFAGRVPAAAVKDVRQALESGFVREQERIVESDHPGRGRIRAVASPIRLEGERQPLRPAPDLGQDTQALLTELGYSAQAIDDLRRRGIVR, encoded by the coding sequence ATGGGGTTGCCGTTACAGGGTATTCGGGTAATCGCGGTGGAGCAGTACGGCGCTGGGCCGTTCGCTACCCAGCATTTGGCCGATTTGGGAGTCGAGGTAATCAAACTGGAAAATCTGGCCGAGGGGGGCGATGTCAGCCGGACAGTCGGGCCGCATTTCTTTGCCAACGGCGACAGCCTGTTTTTCGAGGCCCTCAATCGCAACAAGCGTAGTCTGGCGGTCGATCTGCGCACCCCCGAAGGCGGCGACATTCTACGCGCCCTGGCGGCGCGCGCCGATGCGCTCTTCGATAACCTGCGTGGCGACGTGGCGGAGCGGCTGGGACTGACCTATTCCAGCTTGTGCGCGATCAATCCCAAACTGGTCTGCGTCCATCTGTCGGCTTACGGGCGCAAGGGCGAGCGGGCCGCATGGCCGGGCTATGACTACTTGATGCAGGCGGAGACCGGGTTCCTGAGCCTGACTGGAGAGCCTGACAGTCCGCCCACCCGCGCAGGCTTGTCGGTGGTTGATCTGATGGCGGGAACGGTAGCCGCGATGGCCCTGCTGGCGGCGATTATCGAGGTGCGCGCCGGCGGGCGCGGGCGTGACCTGGACGTGAGCCTGTTCGATACCGCCCTGCACACGCTTTCCTATGTGGCGAGTTGGTATCTTAATGCGGGCGCGCTCACGGGTCGCCAGCCTCGCTCGGGTCATCCCTCACTCGTCCCAAGCCAGCTCTATCGCAGCGCCGACGGCTGGATTTTCATTATGTGCAACAAGGAGAAGTTCTTCGCCGAGCTGGCGCGGCTGGTGGACCGGCCGCAATGGATCGAGGAGCCGCGCTATGCCAATTTCGCCGCCCGCCTGCAGCATCGCGCGCAGTTCAATGACGAGCTGGAAGCGATCTTACTGACTCGACCCACCGCCGAGTGGCTGGCGCGCTTTGCCGGGCGCGTACCGGCAGCGGCGGTCAAAGACGTGCGCCAAGCGCTGGAGAGCGGTTTCGTGCGCGAGCAGGAGCGCATCGTGGAATCCGACCATCCAGGGCGCGGCCGAATTCGAGCGGTCGCCTCGCCGATTCGACTGGAGGGTGAGCGGCAACCGCTGCGCCCGGCGCCGGATTTAGGTCAGGATACGCAGGCGCTGCTGACCGAGCTGGGCTACTCCGCCCAAGCGATCGACGACTTGCGCCGGCGCGGCATCGTCCGCTGA
- a CDS encoding radical SAM protein, which yields MSNPTWKAWDMLRLLRHGGPALCNVAVTNACNAACAFCNFSRTKTKSKDWRWIDADRFLPALDILYQRDIRYLAFFGGEPLLHPRLSEMVAAAIGKGMGALVITNGWLLPSQLNKLAAAGLKVMFISIDAPAMARHEANRGLKGLEERIREGIGAMKALGMSAFASVTMSKLIDDYRALVPLLRELGFRAVTFSYPQQTPHGSTSLIWSEDCELLDFTPAQLSQAFDQVDGLRAYFPVTNPSASIADMKRHLRGERERFTCHGGYKSFYMDWNYDIWRCEAWNEPLCSVWDFANTPLVRDGCTACIADCYRDSSVMLQFAVALGDSLDHLTQGRPLQALKVLAARRNLTSLGAVIANSRLMPRLAARG from the coding sequence TTGAGCAATCCGACCTGGAAGGCGTGGGACATGTTGCGCTTGCTCCGCCATGGCGGGCCCGCTCTGTGTAACGTCGCGGTGACCAACGCCTGCAACGCCGCTTGCGCTTTTTGCAATTTTTCCCGAACCAAGACTAAATCCAAGGATTGGCGCTGGATCGACGCCGACCGCTTCCTCCCGGCGCTGGATATTCTGTACCAGCGCGACATTCGCTACTTAGCCTTCTTTGGCGGCGAGCCTTTGCTGCATCCCCGGCTGAGCGAAATGGTCGCGGCGGCAATCGGCAAAGGGATGGGAGCGCTAGTGATCACCAACGGCTGGTTGCTGCCCAGCCAGTTGAACAAGCTGGCCGCGGCCGGACTGAAGGTGATGTTCATTTCCATCGACGCACCCGCGATGGCGCGCCACGAGGCCAATCGCGGCCTCAAAGGGCTGGAGGAGCGGATCAGGGAAGGGATCGGCGCGATGAAAGCCTTGGGAATGAGCGCCTTCGCTTCGGTCACGATGAGCAAACTTATCGATGATTACCGCGCGCTGGTCCCGCTGCTGCGGGAACTGGGTTTCCGGGCGGTAACTTTCTCCTATCCGCAACAAACCCCTCACGGCTCGACTTCGCTCATCTGGTCGGAAGACTGCGAGCTGCTGGATTTCACTCCCGCGCAGCTTTCTCAGGCCTTCGACCAGGTTGATGGCCTGCGCGCCTATTTTCCGGTCACCAACCCCAGCGCCTCCATCGCCGACATGAAACGCCATCTGCGAGGCGAGCGCGAACGATTCACCTGTCACGGCGGTTATAAGAGCTTTTACATGGATTGGAACTACGATATCTGGCGCTGTGAGGCCTGGAACGAGCCGTTATGCTCGGTATGGGATTTTGCCAACACCCCGCTGGTGCGCGACGGCTGTACCGCCTGCATCGCCGATTGCTACCGCGATTCCAGCGTGATGCTGCAATTCGCAGTCGCCCTGGGCGACAGCCTCGACCATCTCACCCAAGGCCGTCCGCTGCAGGCACTCAAAGTCCTGGCCGCGCGACGCAACCTGACTTCGCTGGGAGCCGTGATCGCCAACAGCCGCCTGATGCCGCGCTTGGCCGCGCGAGGTTAG
- a CDS encoding CDP-alcohol phosphatidyltransferase family protein, which yields MPISSKLALIANLKHPGERIFGRCVLERVLILCERAGCNRFVIVLNDLPRPAVSSALGAYRGDSRVSMVPNPRDAFADLDGHRSGLLISGDLVFFPSHLRALETQAATAPDQLAGIASANSPATSFIAAGTLERLKEALEASRSFTSAGLLPFTLEHDAIDRVEAQRRLAIGVRTQSAARDSFLARALDRKLSWQLSLPLAGTRITPNQITIVNSMLGVGAAWLFALPHYWYRLAGALLFVVITTLDGVDGEVARLKLLESEFGAQLDIISDTIVNFIVFIGIYIGCYRVGGNSTYLHLIALLAGGYGLCALVYFWAVGSAGAANDRWAQVIDRCTSRDFSYLLLAFALLDILPAFAWGTALGSYLFAIGLALAVVLKRSGGVKKAPQLAAALSPPGQRERA from the coding sequence ATGCCAATTTCCAGCAAGCTGGCGCTAATCGCCAATCTCAAGCATCCCGGCGAGCGAATTTTCGGACGCTGTGTGCTGGAGCGAGTACTAATCCTGTGCGAGCGGGCCGGCTGCAACCGTTTCGTGATCGTCTTAAACGACTTGCCGCGCCCAGCCGTCAGCAGCGCGTTGGGAGCCTATCGTGGCGATTCACGGGTATCGATGGTACCCAACCCACGCGACGCGTTCGCCGATCTGGACGGCCATCGGAGCGGACTTTTGATCTCGGGCGACCTGGTTTTTTTCCCCTCGCACCTGCGCGCGCTCGAAACTCAGGCCGCCACAGCTCCGGATCAGCTTGCCGGAATTGCGAGCGCCAACTCACCGGCAACCAGCTTTATCGCGGCGGGAACACTCGAGCGCCTGAAAGAAGCCTTGGAGGCAAGCCGGAGCTTCACGAGCGCTGGCCTACTGCCTTTCACCCTGGAGCACGATGCTATCGATCGCGTCGAGGCTCAGCGCCGGCTGGCAATCGGCGTCAGAACGCAGAGCGCGGCCCGCGACTCTTTCTTGGCACGCGCACTCGATCGCAAGCTTTCCTGGCAGCTGAGTCTTCCCCTGGCTGGCACCCGGATTACGCCGAACCAGATTACGATCGTCAACTCGATGCTTGGCGTGGGCGCGGCCTGGCTATTCGCGCTGCCTCATTATTGGTACCGGCTGGCGGGCGCCTTGCTGTTTGTGGTGATTACCACTCTGGACGGAGTCGACGGAGAAGTCGCGCGGCTTAAGCTTTTAGAGAGCGAGTTCGGTGCCCAACTCGACATTATCAGCGACACCATTGTCAATTTCATCGTATTTATAGGGATATATATTGGCTGCTACCGAGTCGGCGGCAATTCCACCTACCTCCACCTGATCGCACTTTTGGCCGGAGGCTACGGTTTGTGCGCATTGGTATACTTTTGGGCGGTAGGGAGCGCCGGGGCGGCCAACGACCGCTGGGCACAGGTGATTGATCGCTGCACCTCGCGCGATTTCAGCTACCTACTGTTGGCTTTTGCCCTGCTCGACATCCTTCCGGCATTCGCCTGGGGAACAGCGCTTGGCAGCTACCTATTCGCGATCGGCCTAGCGCTGGCGGTCGTCCTCAAGCGGTCCGGCGGCGTGAAAAAGGCGCCGCAACTCGCGGCTGCGTTGTCTCCCCCAGGTCAGCGAGAGAGGGCTTAA